In Verrucomicrobiota bacterium, one DNA window encodes the following:
- a CDS encoding cbb3-type cytochrome c oxidase subunit I yields MASGIFTRTATGSHDQTVKRGIFMSSIATTESHTPQPDASHGEHKLGFFRTYIFSTDHKMIGLQYLFTSLFFLLIGGFLALLVRWQIGFPNTPLPILGQFLREPYVIDAIIQPAFYNMLFTMHATIMVFLVIMPLLIGAFGNFLIPLHIGAKDMAFPVLNGVSYWLYFVSGAIMLSSFFVTGGSANSGWTAYAPLSAVATYNLTQQGQSLWILGIFVNGLASIAGAINYITTILLMRAPGLGLFKMSLTVWSLFVTSVLLLLAVPVLSAAGCMLYFDLNYGTSFFLPQGGGDPLLWQHLFWFFGHPEVYIMILPAMGIVSDVLAAFARKPIFGYKAMVYAMVLIGLLGFIVWGHHMFVSGMSLVLSEWFAASTMLIAVPSAIKVFNWLGTIWGGNIRFNTPMLFALGFVSMFIIGGLSGIFLASTPVDLFVHHTYFVVAHFHYVLFGGSMFAMYSGVYFWYPKMFGKMFDETLGKIHFWLTLIFFNLTFFPMHNLGLGGMMRRIADPTVYEHLRNLQPINQFVTLAAMGLGLVQLIFFYNFFRSLLKGKPAEPNPWQATTLEWTLSHPIGHGNFQKIPTVYHGPYEYSVPGLEKDFLPQDQKLDEEETVKMTKALAAAH; encoded by the coding sequence ATGGCTTCAGGGATTTTTACCAGAACCGCAACCGGTAGTCATGATCAAACAGTAAAACGAGGCATTTTTATGAGCAGTATCGCGACAACAGAATCACATACACCACAGCCCGATGCATCCCATGGAGAGCATAAATTAGGTTTTTTTAGGACTTATATCTTCTCAACTGATCATAAGATGATCGGTTTACAATATCTTTTTACTAGCCTGTTCTTTCTTTTGATTGGCGGATTTCTAGCCTTACTTGTTCGTTGGCAGATTGGTTTTCCAAATACTCCACTCCCGATACTTGGACAATTCCTACGAGAACCTTATGTGATAGATGCGATTATACAGCCAGCGTTTTACAACATGCTTTTTACCATGCATGCCACAATTATGGTATTTTTGGTTATTATGCCCCTTTTGATTGGTGCATTCGGTAATTTCCTTATACCACTCCACATTGGAGCAAAAGACATGGCTTTTCCTGTTTTAAACGGGGTTTCTTATTGGCTGTATTTTGTCTCTGGAGCCATCATGCTTTCTAGTTTTTTTGTGACGGGTGGCTCGGCAAATTCTGGTTGGACAGCCTATGCCCCCCTCAGTGCTGTCGCTACATATAACCTCACACAACAGGGGCAAAGCCTGTGGATTTTAGGGATATTTGTGAACGGTTTGGCCTCTATTGCTGGCGCGATCAATTATATAACGACCATCCTCTTGATGAGGGCACCAGGCCTGGGGCTTTTTAAAATGTCTTTGACTGTTTGGTCGCTTTTTGTCACCTCCGTCCTGCTTCTCTTAGCAGTCCCAGTCCTATCAGCAGCTGGATGCATGCTTTATTTTGATTTGAATTATGGAACGAGTTTTTTCCTTCCCCAAGGAGGAGGGGATCCACTCCTGTGGCAGCATCTTTTTTGGTTCTTCGGGCATCCCGAGGTTTACATTATGATTTTACCTGCGATGGGTATTGTTTCAGACGTTTTAGCAGCATTCGCAAGGAAACCGATATTTGGTTATAAGGCCATGGTCTATGCAATGGTTTTAATCGGTTTATTAGGGTTTATTGTCTGGGGTCACCATATGTTCGTCAGTGGTATGTCGCTTGTGTTATCAGAATGGTTTGCTGCCTCGACTATGTTGATTGCCGTTCCTTCTGCAATTAAAGTCTTTAATTGGCTCGGGACCATCTGGGGGGGGAATATACGCTTTAATACGCCTATGCTTTTTGCTTTGGGTTTTGTATCAATGTTTATTATCGGTGGCTTGAGTGGTATCTTTTTGGCATCTACCCCTGTAGATCTATTTGTACACCACACCTATTTTGTTGTTGCCCATTTTCATTATGTTCTTTTTGGGGGATCCATGTTTGCAATGTATTCTGGAGTTTATTTTTGGTATCCGAAAATGTTTGGAAAAATGTTTGATGAAACTTTAGGCAAGATTCATTTCTGGCTGACTTTAATTTTCTTCAATCTTACTTTTTTCCCAATGCATAACCTCGGTTTGGGGGGGATGATGCGTCGTATTGCTGATCCAACTGTCTACGAACACCTGCGCAATTTGCAGCCAATTAATCAATTTGTTACCTTGGCGGCAATGGGACTAGGGCTTGTTCAGTTGATTTTCTTCTATAATTTTTTCCGCAGCCTACTTAAAGGTAAACCTGCTGAGCCGAATCCATGGCAAGCAACCACGCTTGAATGGACCCTTTCCCACCCAATCGGTCACGGTAATTTTCAAAAAATCCCTACCGTTTATCATGGCCCATACGAATATAGTGTGCCTGGATTAGAAAAGGATTTCCTCCCGCAGGATCAGAAACTTGACGAGGAAGAGACAGTGAAAATGACAAAGGCTCTTGCTGCTGCCCACTAG
- a CDS encoding cytochrome c oxidase subunit 3 yields the protein MTPATLSVDEIEFELKAEKTRARFGMILFLASEAMLFAGLIGAYIVLRWTAPVWPAVGEYSYMFHMPPTMINIIMAINTMILIGSSFTFHFAEVAIKSGKSPAKWLFVTILMGSVFLCGQAYEWNYLIHHKHVVFQDGVYGATFFALTGFHGVHVIVGVLLLIWTFIGVSRGKFTQERHLFFDNAGLYWHFVDIVWVGLFSLLYFDLVGHILMPIGKVLWGLF from the coding sequence ATGACCCCGGCAACATTATCGGTTGATGAAATTGAATTTGAACTTAAGGCGGAAAAAACCCGCGCACGCTTCGGTATGATCCTTTTTCTTGCTTCAGAGGCGATGCTTTTTGCGGGGTTGATCGGAGCATATATTGTGCTGCGATGGACAGCCCCTGTATGGCCCGCTGTCGGTGAATACTCCTATATGTTTCACATGCCTCCCACCATGATTAATATCATTATGGCGATCAACACGATGATCTTGATAGGAAGCAGTTTTACGTTTCATTTTGCCGAGGTGGCGATCAAATCCGGTAAGAGTCCCGCGAAGTGGTTGTTTGTGACCATCCTGATGGGAAGTGTATTTCTTTGTGGGCAAGCCTATGAGTGGAACTACCTGATTCACCATAAGCATGTTGTTTTCCAAGATGGGGTTTATGGTGCGACATTTTTTGCGTTGACTGGGTTTCATGGTGTCCACGTGATTGTCGGTGTGCTTTTGCTCATTTGGACATTTATCGGAGTATCGCGCGGGAAGTTCACACAGGAGCGGCATTTATTTTTTGATAACGCAGGATTATATTGGCACTTTGTTGATATTGTGTGGGTAGGCTTATTTAGCTTACTTTATTTTGATTTGGTTGGCCATATTCTGATGCCTATTGGTAAAGTGCTTTGGGGTCTATTCTAA
- the coxB gene encoding cytochrome c oxidase subunit II, which yields MSLTFTSRKLTINKMISRRWIILFISGFIAAITLTSGDLMAAARTDNLWWLPPVITTRGQEADKIFYFIFWLTTVVFIVTQILLIYYCVKYRYRKGKKAVYSHGNNKFEIIWTITPTLIFFGLFFWSNHVWKEFHETPPADAITIEVTAEQYGFNMRYPGPDGILGKAEDSSMSKDNKLGLDANDPAGKDDFTTYNDMTIPVGKPIHLLIRSRDVIHAFYVPVFRLYQDMVPGRTINWVWFVTTEVGNHELACNQLCGKGHYNMKAKISIVTEDEYKKWLQGFLPEPQPVVMIKQ from the coding sequence GTGTCCTTGACTTTTACTTCCCGAAAATTAACGATTAACAAGATGATTTCTAGACGTTGGATTATTCTCTTTATATCAGGCTTCATAGCAGCCATTACCTTGACTTCAGGCGATTTGATGGCCGCAGCAAGAACAGACAACCTCTGGTGGTTGCCGCCAGTCATTACAACCAGAGGTCAAGAAGCGGATAAAATCTTTTATTTCATCTTTTGGCTGACTACAGTTGTTTTTATAGTTACACAAATCTTGTTAATTTATTATTGTGTAAAATACCGTTACAGAAAGGGAAAAAAGGCTGTCTATAGCCACGGGAATAATAAATTCGAAATTATTTGGACAATTACCCCGACACTTATTTTCTTTGGTTTATTCTTTTGGAGTAATCATGTTTGGAAAGAATTCCATGAAACCCCGCCTGCCGATGCGATTACCATTGAGGTAACAGCGGAACAATATGGTTTTAATATGCGTTATCCCGGGCCTGACGGTATACTCGGTAAGGCTGAAGATTCGTCAATGTCTAAAGATAATAAATTGGGCCTTGATGCCAATGATCCAGCAGGTAAGGATGACTTTACTACCTACAATGATATGACGATCCCCGTGGGGAAACCAATACATCTTCTTATCCGTTCTCGGGATGTCATTCATGCTTTTTATGTTCCTGTTTTCCGTCTTTATCAGGACATGGTCCCTGGTAGGACGATTAACTGGGTTTGGTTTGTTACTACCGAAGTGGGCAACCATGAATTGGCTTGCAACCAGCTGTGCGGGAAAGGCCACTATAATATGAAGGCCAAAATTTCAATTGTTACAGAGGATGAATACAAGAAATGGCTTCAGGGATTTTTACCAGAACCGCAACCGGTAGTCATGATCAAACAGTAA
- the cyoE gene encoding heme o synthase, with translation MKAQTIESIPFFSPIKVWVKEWSEICKARLTLLVLMTTWAGFYLGARNQVDLGILLCTMVGTALVAAGASAFNQFIERNIDSRMKRTLDRPLPAGRLNPDEVLLFALVTSIAGMLVLGFAVNHLAAAFSALTLALYVFVYTPMKKYSSLNTLVGAVPGALPPVIGWTAASGTLSAEAWYLFAILFLWQMPHFLAIAWLYKDDYERGGLKMLANEDQDGLATSRQSFAYAIALLPVSLLPSMYLMVRAWYFPGAFILGLIYAWMAFQFMRKPDNVRAKKLFIASIIYLPLLLAWLVLNKF, from the coding sequence ATGAAGGCCCAAACAATCGAATCAATCCCCTTCTTTTCCCCCATTAAAGTGTGGGTGAAGGAATGGAGTGAAATATGTAAGGCACGGTTGACCCTTTTGGTTTTAATGACCACATGGGCTGGTTTTTATTTGGGGGCTCGTAACCAAGTGGATTTAGGGATACTGCTCTGTACTATGGTAGGGACAGCTTTGGTGGCTGCCGGGGCGAGTGCCTTTAATCAATTCATTGAGCGTAACATTGATTCAAGAATGAAGAGAACACTCGACCGCCCTTTGCCGGCTGGGAGATTAAACCCTGACGAGGTGCTACTTTTTGCTTTGGTTACCTCGATTGCAGGAATGCTTGTCTTAGGATTTGCAGTCAATCATTTGGCTGCGGCATTTTCCGCGCTGACTTTGGCACTTTATGTTTTTGTTTATACACCGATGAAAAAGTATTCCTCATTGAATACCTTGGTGGGGGCTGTTCCAGGGGCACTCCCGCCTGTCATCGGATGGACTGCGGCTAGCGGGACACTTTCTGCTGAGGCATGGTATCTTTTTGCAATCCTTTTCCTCTGGCAAATGCCTCATTTTTTAGCGATTGCATGGCTTTATAAAGATGACTATGAGCGTGGAGGGCTTAAAATGTTGGCTAATGAGGATCAAGATGGTCTGGCGACCTCACGACAGTCATTTGCTTATGCGATTGCATTATTACCTGTGAGTCTGCTTCCCTCAATGTATCTAATGGTCAGGGCATGGTATTTCCCCGGGGCTTTTATTCTGGGACTTATTTATGCTTGGATGGCTTTTCAGTTTATGAGGAAACCTGATAATGTACGGGCAAAGAAACTTTTTATTGCATCCATAATCTACCTGCCCTTGCTTTTGGCATGGTTAGTATTGAATAAATTTTAA
- a CDS encoding ABC transporter ATP-binding protein, giving the protein MMNEVSMILEVRQLSFAYGSRKALNEVSFSVRAGEVLAILGPNGSGKSTLFKLLSTLVPVQDGEIICKGINFNSGVAKVRSLLGVVFQSPGLDKKLTVKENLRCQAALYGMPTSKANDQIDFWLKRLRVEDRSNDFVESLSGGLARRVEMAKALLHRPEILILDEPSTGLDPRSRSELWECLFQLCEEEGVTILVTTHLMDEAQKSSRVLILDEGRIVACDSPIELMKKFPHEILTLKTPRPDDIANYLSGQFSLKSKVSHSGLRVEISNGSGGDIVAAVSREFGGTIETMTLSQSGLEDAFFALTGKNFGEEK; this is encoded by the coding sequence ATGATGAATGAAGTCAGCATGATTTTAGAGGTTCGTCAATTATCCTTTGCATACGGGTCGAGGAAGGCACTCAATGAAGTGTCTTTTTCCGTTCGTGCAGGGGAGGTATTGGCTATTCTCGGACCAAATGGAAGTGGAAAATCAACACTTTTTAAACTTTTATCTACCCTCGTTCCTGTTCAAGACGGGGAGATTATCTGTAAAGGGATAAATTTTAATTCTGGAGTGGCAAAGGTGAGGTCCCTTTTGGGGGTTGTCTTTCAATCCCCAGGACTCGACAAAAAACTTACTGTCAAAGAAAATCTCCGTTGCCAAGCTGCCCTTTATGGAATGCCGACTTCCAAAGCCAATGATCAAATTGATTTTTGGCTCAAACGACTCAGGGTGGAGGACCGATCGAACGACTTTGTGGAAAGTCTTTCAGGCGGGTTAGCCCGGCGTGTGGAAATGGCCAAAGCCCTCTTACACAGACCTGAAATCCTGATTTTAGATGAGCCCAGTACAGGTCTTGATCCGCGTTCACGGTCTGAGCTGTGGGAATGCCTTTTCCAACTCTGCGAAGAAGAAGGAGTGACTATTCTGGTGACCACCCATTTAATGGATGAAGCGCAGAAATCTAGCCGGGTACTTATTCTGGATGAAGGGCGGATTGTGGCATGTGATTCACCCATTGAGTTAATGAAAAAATTCCCACATGAGATTCTCACATTAAAAACACCACGACCTGATGACATTGCAAATTATTTATCCGGGCAATTTTCCCTTAAATCAAAAGTTAGCCATTCTGGACTGAGGGTAGAGATCAGCAATGGCAGCGGGGGAGATATTGTGGCTGCTGTGAGCCGGGAATTTGGCGGAACAATTGAAACGATGACATTGTCGCAATCAGGGCTGGAAGACGCATTTTTTGCACTGACCGGGAAAAACTTTGGAGAGGAAAAATAA
- a CDS encoding COX15/CtaA family protein, which produces MNQDMNESAYFYGMSRRLLHLYAFFCVFATLILICIGGIVTSTGSGLAVPDWPTSYGYNMFLFPFSRWFGDRAIFYEHTHRVVASGVGFLMIGLCVWLWFSPERKERTWLCWWGTVALILVIIQGILGGLRVTELNNYLGLVHGFVAQVFLVLTAAITLCLSKTWMEWEKMDILNRFSKGIMKNPTLLKFGVILTIVVFIQLIIGASMRHQHNGLAIPDFPLAYGKLWPKTDLATMGSINENRLLKNMMPVSKVQIYLHMTHRITACLIVFATMIYAIKIIKAVPRNSFAWFVSLILVLSVLVQFALGVWTVISDKAADIATAHVLLGAILLLEVSLTTILLFRLSGGAINQMDSGVSESLDIKLNPTGQNA; this is translated from the coding sequence ATGAATCAAGACATGAATGAAAGTGCTTATTTTTATGGTATGTCCCGCAGATTACTTCATCTGTACGCTTTCTTTTGTGTTTTTGCCACTTTGATCCTGATTTGTATAGGTGGCATAGTGACAAGTACCGGTTCTGGTTTGGCAGTACCCGATTGGCCTACAAGTTACGGATATAATATGTTTCTTTTTCCTTTCTCTCGGTGGTTTGGGGATCGTGCGATTTTTTATGAACATACTCACCGTGTGGTAGCCAGTGGTGTTGGTTTTTTAATGATTGGGTTATGTGTTTGGTTGTGGTTCAGCCCGGAACGTAAAGAGCGTACTTGGCTTTGCTGGTGGGGGACGGTTGCTTTGATCTTGGTGATTATCCAAGGTATTTTGGGTGGTTTGAGGGTGACTGAGCTCAATAATTACCTCGGTCTTGTTCATGGTTTTGTCGCTCAAGTTTTTCTTGTTTTAACTGCGGCAATTACCTTGTGTCTTTCGAAGACGTGGATGGAATGGGAAAAGATGGATATTCTTAATCGGTTTTCAAAAGGGATTATGAAAAATCCTACCCTTTTAAAATTTGGAGTGATTCTTACAATCGTGGTTTTCATTCAACTCATCATCGGTGCTTCAATGAGGCACCAACATAATGGATTGGCGATTCCTGATTTTCCGCTTGCCTATGGGAAGCTTTGGCCAAAGACAGATTTGGCCACAATGGGAAGCATTAATGAGAATCGCTTGTTAAAAAATATGATGCCTGTAAGTAAAGTCCAAATATATCTTCATATGACACATAGGATTACTGCTTGTCTCATTGTGTTTGCCACCATGATCTATGCCATCAAAATAATCAAAGCTGTGCCGAGGAATTCCTTTGCATGGTTTGTCTCCCTTATCTTGGTATTGTCAGTCCTTGTGCAATTTGCGCTTGGCGTATGGACTGTTATTTCAGATAAAGCTGCTGACATCGCCACGGCACATGTTCTTTTAGGGGCAATCCTGCTGTTAGAGGTTTCTTTAACGACCATTCTCCTTTTCCGTTTATCCGGTGGCGCGATAAACCAGATGGATTCTGGGGTTTCTGAAAGTTTGGATATAAAACTCAATCCAACAGGGCAAAACGCATGA